A single Cucumis melo cultivar AY chromosome 4, USDA_Cmelo_AY_1.0, whole genome shotgun sequence DNA region contains:
- the LOC103503806 gene encoding potassium channel AKT1, which translates to MSKQKWKKKKGLIGRSMCGSEQEKEIEQVARDHDGSHYSLDGSHYSLTGGILPPLGANGQSNRRIKLRRLTISPFDYNYRAWETFLIFLVLYTAWVCPFEFGFIPSPKGVLAVFDNVVNGFFAIDIVLTFFVAYLDKTTYLLVDDRKLIALRYAKSWLVLDVVSIIPSEVARAILPPSLQAYGYFNMLRLWRLRRVSSMFARLEKDRNYNYFMVRCAKLIFVCLFTVHFAACCFYLIAANYPDPKKTWLALSMEDFHTESLARRYVTSIYWSITTITTIGYGDLHPVNEQEVTFCVFYLFFILGLQAYLIGNMTNLIVHGTSRTRKFRDTIQASSNFANRNQLPVRLQEQMLAHLCLKFRTDLEGLQQQETVDSLPKAIRSSIALHLFYSLVDRTYLFNGVSTDLIFQLVTEMKAEYFPPKEDIILQNEAPTDFYIIVTGAVDLITQRNGMEEIVGEAKKGDVVGEIGVLSYKPQLFTVRTSRLSQLLRLNRTSFFNLVQASVGDGAIIMNNLLKRLKEIKDPIMEEILQEAEEALSRAKTEMPLTSYHAADSGDDLLLHQLLKRGSNPNEVDAKDGKTALHIAAAKGKEHCVALLLEYGANPNQRDFEGNVPVWQAIQGKHESIVKLLMDNGAKISSGNVAQFACTAAEQNSIDMLKSIIHCGGDITLPRSNGTTALHMAVCEGNSETVKFLLDQGADIDKPDVNGWTPRGLADHQGHEKIKELFSVKQAVHTPAAFHIPQDPESKYIKFPSESNMPPRISENSCPSPVQESMFYDRPPRRRSNNYQNSLVGFMTTNNTGERDILQRASLSFSNSRSMRTNYQPRVTLSCPETGNISGKVVLLPKSIQELREIGSRKYGIPIAMVLTKEGAEVEDTCLIRDGDHLVLVGDAGISHQKS; encoded by the exons atgTCGAAAcagaagtggaagaagaagaagggattaATAGGGAGATCAATGTGCGGGAGCGAGCAAGAAAAAGAGATCGAGCAAGTAGCGAGAGATCACGATGGTAGTCATTACAGTCTCGACGGTAGCCATTACAGTCTCACCGGAGGAATCCTGCCGCCGCTAGGTGCCAATGGACAAAGTAATCGAAGAATCAAACTCCGTCGTCTTACAATATCGCCATTCGATTACAATTACAG AGCTTGGGAAACGTTTTTGATATTTCTTGTATTGTACACGGCGTGGGTTTGTCCGTTTGAGTTCGGGTTCATACCTTCCCCAAAGGGAGTTCTTGCTGTATTCGACAATGTGGTGAATGGATTTTTCGCCATTGATATAGTTTTGACATTCTTTGTGGCATATTTGGATAAAACAACATACCTGCTGGTGGATGATCGGAAGCTGATTGCACTGAGGTATGCGAAATCTTGGTTGGTATTGGATGTTGTGTCAATCATCCCATCGGAAGTGGCTCGTGCTATTCTTCCTCCTTCGCTTCAGGCTTATGGATACTTCAATATGCTTCGTCTATGGCGTCTTCGAAGAGTCAGTTCCATGTTCGCAAG GTTAGAAAAGGACAGGAACTACAACTATTTCATGGTTCGATGCGCTAAGCTTATATTT gTGTGCCTGTTCACGGTTCATTTTGCTGCGTGCTGTTTCTATCTAATAGCAGCAAACTATCCGGACCCAAAAAAGACATGGCTGGCCTTATCCATGGAAGATTTTCATACAGAAAGTTTGGCAAGACGTTATGTGACTTCCATTTACTGGTCAATTACCACTATCACAACCATTGGCTATGGCGATTTGCATCCTGTAAATGAACAAGAAGTTACTTTTTGTGtcttttacctcttctttattcttGGCTTGCAAGCTTATCTCATCGGAAATATGACTAACTTGATCGTCCATGGCACCAGTCGAACCAGGAAATTT AGGGACACCATTCAAGCATCCTCGAATTTCGCCAATAGAAATCAACTACCCGTTCGGCTTCAAGAACAGATGCTTGCTCATCTGTGTTTGAAATTCAGAACTGATTTAGAGGGATTACAACAACAAGAGACAGTTGATTCTCTTCCAAAAGCCATCAGATCTAGCATCGCCCTCCATCTCTTCTATTCACTTGTTGATAGAACTTATTTGTTTAATGGAGTATCAACAGACTTGATTTTTCAACTG GTAACTGAAATGAAGGCAGAGTACTTCCCTCCCAAAGAAGATATCATCTTGCAGAATGAAGCACCAACAGATTTCTATATCATTGTCACTGGCGCGGTG GATCTTATTACACAAAGAAATGGAATGGAAGAG ATTGTGGGTGAAGCAAAAAAGGGAGATGTCGTTGGTGAGATAGGTGTGCTTAGTTATAAACCACAATTGTTTACAGTCCGAACAAGCCGTTTGAGTCAATTGTTGCGTTTGAATCGTACCTCGTTTTTTAACTTGGTACAAGCTAGCGTTGGGGATGGAGCAATAATAATGAACAATCTCCTTAAG CGCCTGAAGGAGATAAAAGACCCCATCATGGAGGAAATTTTGCAAGAAGCAGAAGAGGCATTGTCTAGGGCCAAAACAGAAATGCCTCTCACTTCATACCATGCTGCCGATAGTGGTGATGATTTATTGTTGCATCAATTGCTAAAGCGGGGTTCGAATCCAAATGAAGTAGATGCCAAAGATGGGAAGACTGCACTA CATATTGCAGCAGCCAAAGGAAAAGAACACTGCGTAGCTCTACTCCTAGAGTATGGAGCAAACCCGAACCAAAGAG ACTTTGAAGGAAACGTACCCGTCTGGCAAGCAATACAAGGGAAGCATGAGTCCATAGTCAAGCTTCTAATGGACAACGGTGCCAAAATATCTTCAGGCAACGTTGCTCAGTTTGCTTGCACCGCTGCAGAACAAAACAGTATAGATATGCTCAAATCCATCATCCATTGTGGTGGAGACATAACGCTACCAAGAAGCAACGGTACAACAGCTCTTCACATGGCAGTATGTGAAGGAAATAGTGAAACCGTAAAGTTCCTTTTAGATCAGGGGGCTGACATTGATAAGCCAGATGTTAATGGATGGACTCCTCGAGGATTGGCAGATCATCAAGGCCATGAAAAGATAAAAGAACTATTCTCTGTCAAGCAAGCTGTGCATACACCAGCTGCTTTCCATATTCCACAAGATCCCGAGTCAAAATACATAAAATTCCCGAGCGAATCAAACATGCCACCGCGGATTTCTGAAAACTCCTGCCCCTCTCCCGTGCAAGAATCAATGTTTTATGATAGGCCTCCTAGAAGGAGGAGCAATAATTATCAAAACTCACTAGTGGGATTCATGACAACTAACAACACCG GTGAAAGGGACATTCTACAACGCGCATCACTCAGTTTTAGCAATAGCCGAAGCATGAGAACGAATTACCAGCCAAGAGTTACTCTCAGTTGCCCTGAAACGGGAAACATTTCTGGAAAGGTAGTGCTTTTACCCAAATCCATCCAAGAACTACGTGAAATAGGTTCCAGAAAGTATGGGATTCCAATAGCAATGGTTCTAACTAAAGAAGGAGCAGAAGTTGAGGATACATGCCTTATCAGAGACGGGGATCACCTCGTACTTGTTGGTGATGCAGGTATTAGTCACCAAAAATCGTAG
- the LOC103503808 gene encoding cytochrome b-c1 complex subunit 7-2, mitochondrial, with protein MGRSLHSPVKSYKQLDQAILPENVRKAKPKPKWAVRKIREQVFWGQEERREIEMASFMQFLVDPKKNWFARQHMKALTKRLRNYGLRYDDLYDPYYDVDVKEALNRLPREVVDARNQRLKRAMDLSMKHQYLPDDLQTMQTPFRSYLQEMLALVKKERAERESLGALPLYQRTIP; from the exons ATGGGCCGATCGTTGCATTCCCCCGTAAAATCTTACAAACAACTCGACCAGGCGATTCTTCCAGAAAACGTGAGAAAGGCGAAGCCGAAGCCGAAGTGGGCAGTGAGAAAAATCAGAGAGCAAGTCTTTTGGGGGCAGGAAGAAAGGAGGGAGATCGAAATGGCGTCCTTTATGCAGTTCCTCGTTGATCCAAAGAAGAATTGGTTCGCTCGTCAACACATGAAAGCGCTCACCAAACGACTCCGTAATTATG GTCTTCGATATGACGATCTGTATGATCCGTACTATGACGTTGATGTGAAGGAGGCTTTGAATCGACTCCCGAGGGAGGTTGTTGATGCACGCAATCAGCGTTTGAAGCGAGCCATGGACCTTTCTATGAAGCATCAGTATCTTCCTGATGATCTTCAG ACAATGCAAACACCATTCAGGAGCTATCTTCAGGAAATGCTGGCACTT GTAAAGAAGGAGAGAGCAGAACGTGAATCATTGGGAGCATTGCCCCTTTACCAGCGCACCATTCCTTAA
- the LOC103503809 gene encoding U-box domain-containing protein 8-like: MSVASFQSSSSMRSMSVATAHKTITECIAGARSDAHEVQEKALQNLVTVTQVSPLHRNLLVQVDGSISILIDLSKSSFSTVQSLSLSILFNLSLNHDMKKLLASMENIYHLNTLISLGSPETVKLSASLICSLAMLDKNKAKFGVAGTIQLLVRALKVPNIPAAHHLLCSLAELGQFHGNCTVAVRSGAIQVLIGVVESASGEDLAGTALVVLGLLARFEEGLRALIKTDRIVISMVNVLKGRCMLSKEGATEILLRLFDESEDCLSDALKLPEFFGVVADLSVRGSPKARERASLLMNKIMNSDFDTYSNADSVYSQW, from the coding sequence ATGTCAGTTGCATCTTTCCAGTCTTCTTCTTCCATGAGATCCATGAGTGTTGCTACTGCACATAAAACTATAACAGAGTGTATAGCGGGGGCTCGATCAGATGCCCACGAAGTTCAAGAAAAGGCTCTTCAAAACTTGGTCACCGTTACTCAGGTTAGTCCTCTACACAGGAACTTGCTCGTACAAGTAGATGGATCGATTTCAATTCTTATTGATCTTTCCAAATCTTCTTTCTCTACCGTCCAATCTCTTTCACTGTCAATTCTCTTCAATCTCTCTCTGAACCATGACATGAAAAAGCTTCTTGCATCAATGGAAAACATCTACCATCTCAATACACTTATATCTCTAGGCTCCCCCGAAACTGTCAAGCTATCGGCCTCATTGATTTGCAGCCTTGCAATGTTAGACAAAAACAAAGCTAAGTTTGGTGTAGCCGGTACAATACAACTATTGGTTAGAGCACTTAAAGTTCCTAATATTCCTGCTGCCCATCACCTTCTCTGTTCCTTAGCTGAGCTAGGCCAGTTTCATGGGAACTGCACTGTGGCAGTTCGATCGGGAGCCATCCAAGTTCTTATTGGTGTAGTGGAGAGTGCTAGCGGTGAGGATCTCGCTGGTACTGCTCTTGTTGTTCTCGGTCTCTTGGCTAGATTTGAGGAGGGGTTGAGAGCTTTGATAAAAACTGATCGGATCGTAATTTCAATGGTTAATGTGTTGAAAGGAAGATGCATGCTGAGTAAAGAAGGTGCAACTGAGATACTTTTGCGATTGTTCGACGAAAGCGAAGATTGTTTGAGTGATGCTTTGAAGTTGCCAGAGTTTTTTGGTGTTGTTGCTGATCTTTCTGTGAGAGGATCACCAAAAGCTAGAGAGAGAGCTAGTTTGCTCATGAATAAGATCATGAATAGTGACTTTGATACATATTCAAATGCTGATTCAGTGTATTCACAATGGTAG
- the LOC103503810 gene encoding uncharacterized protein LOC103503810: MIMLYNHLQRRFFISRLKHLTDTRCGASQSNSMLYHSPEQSSTDQEVLPSEWYEKAFGKIKKLSCKLRNVDLMDGRVVNASDDSTIIDERIEQKMRTFKSLVRILIGSPSAQRRITEMAGSSSINGQTHAWFRNSSEREAMVVDSLTKACNFLGVTVQQRKLLRHTICPQITQHHIWTGALDQILKELNLELLPLSNRSTNKGIIMALQIVSSCLKFLDDATNSNVHFTSTWIRPAPKRTIVNSSPPPRWEDMLEMFNDLIGYLKDEKSLVHYVTKLEVMKEGLSQIKDVWSDRSIGFKEAKLQESLVQKKLSKTLGHSSRCLFTLLLYYLFGHFRDIEVDFCGGLLKGDGNDKFLLFMGRVLSCDEEKIVWNGVRQLDRAMGIFKLVWETAGMKGELGLQGHLFCVETEVRQLSYKGNAYLLHEIKL, translated from the exons ATGATTATGTTGTATAATCATTTGCAGAGGCGGTTTTTCATCTCTCGCTTAAAGCATCTCACTGACACAAGATGTGGGGCTTCGCAATCAAATTCTATGCTGTATCATTCTCCAGAACAATCCTCCACCGATCAAGAGGTGTTACCGTCTGAATGGTACGAGAAGGCTTTTGGGAAGATAAAGAAATTGAGCTGTAAGTTGAGGAATGTGGATTTGATGGATGGACGAGTTGTGAATGCTAGTGATGATTCGACCATTATCGATGAGCGTATTGAACAGAAAATGCGCACTTTCAAGTCCCTTGTAAGAATCTTGATTGGTTCCCCATCGGCTCAGAGGAGAATAACAGAGATGGCTGGATCGAGTTCTATAAATGGTCAGACTCACGCATGGTTCAGAAATTCAAGTGAACGAGAGGCTATGGTTGTTGATTCACTCACCAAGGCGTGCAACTTCCTTGGGGTCACAGTCCAACAAAGGAAACTACTGCGCCACACCATATGCCCACAG ATTACACAGCATCACATTTGGACTGGTGCATTGGATCAAATACTGAAAGAGTTAAATTTGGAGTTGCTTCCATTATCTAATCGCTCAACCAACAAAGGGATCATAATGGCGCTTCAGATAGTTTCAAGTTGCCTAAAGTTTTTGGATGATGCCACCAATTCAAATGTTCACTTCACTTCAACATGGATTCGACCAGCACCAAAACGAACCATTGTCAATTCATCTCCACCGCCAAGATGGGAAGACATGCTTGAGATGTTCAACGATCTGATCGGCTATCTGAAAGACGAGAAGAGTTTGGTCCATTATGTAACAAAGCTTGAGGTTATGAAAGAAGGGCTTTCCCAAATCAAAGATGTGTGGAGTGATAGAAGCATTGGATTCAAGGAAGCCAAACTTCAAGAAAGCTTGGTGCAAAAGAAGCTTTCAAAGACATTGGGCCATTCATCCAGATGCTTGTTCACTCTTTTACTTTACTATCTTTTTGGGCATTTTAGGGATATTGAAGTGGATTTTTGTGGTGGGTTGTTGAAGGGTGATGGGAATGACAAGTTTTTGTTGTTCATGGGGAGGGTTTTGAGCTGTGATGAAGAGAAAATTGTTTGGAATGGGGTGAGGCAGCTTGATAGAGCAATGGGGATTTTTAAACTTGTTTGGGAAACAGCTGGAATGAAGGGAGAATTGGGATTGCAAGGCCATTTATTTTGTGTTGAGACTGAGGTTAGGCAGCTTAGTTATAAAGGAAATGCTTATTTATTACATGAAATCAAATTATAA
- the LOC103503811 gene encoding protein OVEREXPRESSOR OF CATIONIC PEROXIDASE 3 has protein sequence MFLSAPVTAPEALPGLPSISGRGSFFFQHRPFPSSFTLLHRPPVCHTLSLTFARRRNQNSSVSPSSSSSKKKKRNLIPKEARDEEEDVQEDALELLFSQLEEDLKNDASSLDEGEDDEFSEEDLARLERELGLALGIDVDEEEEKDVNDDDEDDDDEVLEDDEEEEMPVKLKNWQLRRLASALKKGRRKTSIKSLAAELCLDRTIVLDLLREPPPSLLMLSASLPDTPTPSIIETKTLQTTDEEPLVVDTAEEAEVKKVPVHVMQQSWAAQKRLKKVQIETLERVYRRTKRPTNAMISSIVQATNLPRKRIVKWFEDKRVEDGVPDQRLPFGRSSPQSV, from the exons ATGTTCCTTTCGGCACCGGTGACGGCACCGGAAGCACTTCCAGGGTTGCCATCGATTTCTGGCCGAGGTAGCTTCTTCTTTCAACACCGGCCTTTTCCATCCAGTTTTACTCTTCTACACCGTCCACCGGTTTGTCACACTCTGTCGCTCACATTTGCTCGCCGTCGGAACCAAAATTCATCTGTCAGTCCGTCTTCATCGTCTTCGAAGAAAAAGAAG agaaatttgattccgAAAGAAGCTAGGGACGAGGAGGAGGACGTACAGGAGGATGCTCTTGAGTTGTTGTTTAGTCAACTGGAAGAAGATCTCAAGAATGACGCGTCTTCCTTGGATGAGGGTGAAGACGATGAATTTAGCGAAGAGGACCTTGCCAGACTCGAGCGCGAGCTAGGATTAGCTCTTGGCATCGAtgttgatgaagaagaagagaaagatgTCAACGATGATGACGAGGACGACGATGATGAAGTTcttgaagatgatgaagaagaggaaatgCCTGTAAAACTTAAGAACTGGCAACTTCGTCGACTAGCCTCGGCTTTGAAGAAAGGCCGCCGTAAAACAAGT ATCAAGAGTCTTGCTGCTGAACTTTGTCTCGACAGGACCATCGTTCTCGATTTGCTTCGCGAACCACCACCCAGTCTTCTGATGTTGAGTGCTAGTCTTCCAGACACTCCTACACCATCAATTATAGAAACTAAAACATTACAAACTACTGATGAAGAACCTCTAGTAGTAGACACTGCTGAAGAGGCGGAAGTGAAGAAGGTGCCTGTTCATGTTATGCAACAAAGCTGGGCTGCTCAAAAGAGACTGAAGAAGGTTCAGATTGAAACTCTTGAAAGAGTTTATAGAAGAACAAAGCGGCCAACT AACGCAATGATTAGTAGCATCGTGCAAGCGACAAATCTGCCTCGCAAAAGAATAGTGAAATGGTTTGAAGATAAGCGAGTTGAAGATGGAGTTCCTGATCAACGCCTACCTTTTGGTCGGTCTTCTCCTCAATCTGTTTGA
- the LOC103503812 gene encoding transcription factor HY5, with protein MQGRAAAAAISRMRSSSERSSSSAFQLDVKEDIGAESDEEEISRVPQICDNSGSTVGISAPGKAPASDSVRSRGRSAAEKERKRLKRLLRNRVSAQQARERKKVYLSELEERATNLEKRNSELEEKLSTLQNENQMLRHILKNTTTNKKSDSDATKC; from the exons ATGCAGGGGcgagccgccgccgccgccatcAGTCGTATGCGCTCGAGTAGTGAAAGATCGTCTAGCTCCGCTTTTCAACTTGATGTTAAAGaag ATATAGGAGCGGAGAGTGATGAGGAGGAGATAAGCAGAGTTCCGCAGATCTGCGACAACTCCGGCTCCACCGTCGGCATTTCAGCGCCAGGTAAAGCGCCCGCATCAGATAGCGTAAGGAGCAGAGGGCGAAGTGCGgctgagaaagaaagaaaaaggctGAAGAG ATTGTTAAGGAACAGAGTTTCAGCACAACAAGCAAGGGAAAGGAAAAAGGTGTACTTAAGCGAGTTGGAAGAAAGAGCAACAAATTTGGAGAAAAGGAACTCGGAGCTTGAAGAGAAGTTGTCCACGTTACAGAACGAGAATCAAATGCTTAGACAC ATACTGAAGAACACAACAACCAACAAGAAAAGTGATAGCGATGCTACTAAATGCTAA